One window of the Salvia splendens isolate huo1 chromosome 1, SspV2, whole genome shotgun sequence genome contains the following:
- the LOC121800514 gene encoding cationic amino acid transporter 9, chloroplastic-like — MTSSSSSPSFVSRFCSSALRSKPLSPPTDTTVHTTSPQGLVRRLGVFDLILLGIGASIGAGIFVVTGTVARDAGPGVTISFIIAGASCVLNALCYAELASRFPAVVGGAYLYTYSAFNELTAFLVFAQLMLDYHIGAASIARSLASYVVTVLELIPFIQGNIPSWVGHGEEVFGALSINVLAPILLVLLTVVLCRGVGESSVLNSIMTVTKVLIVMFIIIVGAFEVDVSNWTPFAPNGVQSILTGSTVVFFSYVGFDAVANSAEESKRPQRDLPLGIIGSLLVCVVLYVGVCLVITGMVPYQFLGDDAPLAEAFTSKGLQYVSVLISIGAVAGLTTTLLVGLYVQSRLYLGLGRDGLLPAIFAKVHPTRHTPIHSQVWVGLVSIILSGLLNVEVLSHILSVGTLTGYSVVSACVVTLRWTDKRSSEVTSKGISRRGEGIICLCTLACCGFASGALFRFQASFVFIILGGVVAVFCGAALYLRQVYKDPPGFSCPGVPIVPCVSIFVNMFLFAQLHYEAWVRFIVLGIITVGIYAFYGQYNADPLNSTATTVYHRAATEEAP; from the exons ATGACGTCATCTTCCTCCTCCCCGTCGTTCGTATCGCGTTTCTGCTCCTCGGCGCTTCGCTCCAAGCCTCTCTCGCCGCCTACCGACACCACCGTTCATACAACCTCCCCCCAAGGCCTCGTTCGCCGCCTAGGCGTCTTCGATTTGATTCTACTCGGCATCGGCGCTTCTATAGGCGCCGGAATATTCGTTGTCACCGGAACCGTTGCTCGCGATGCTGGTCCTG GAGTTACGATTAGTTTCATCATAGCAGGGGCATCTTGTGTGCTCAATGCGCTCTGCTATGCTGAATTAGCTTCTCGCTTTCCAGCTGTTGTTGGGGGAGCATATCTTTATACATACTCAGCATTCAACGAGCTTACAGCTTTTCTTGTGTTTGCTCAGTTGATGCTTGACTATCATATTGGGGCTGCTAGCATAGCTCGTAGCCTAGCAAGCTATGTAGTTACCGTTCTAGAGCTGATTCCCTTCATCCAGGGTAACATTCCTAGCTGGGTTGGGCATGGAGAAGAAGTTTTTGGAGCTTTATCTATTAATGTATTAGCTCCTATCCTCCTCGTGCTTCTGACGGTAGTCTTGTGTCGGGGTGTTGGAGAGTCCTCAGTGCTGAATTCAATCATGACAGTGACAAAG GTTCTCATTGTTATGTTTATCATCATTGTTGGAGCATTTGAGGTTGATGTCTCAAATTGGACTCCTTTTGCCCCAAATGGTGTGCAGTCAATATTGACTGGATCAACAGTGGTCTTTTTTTCTTATGTTGGATTTGATGCAGTTGCTAATTCTGCTGAAGAATCCAAGAGACCCCAG AGAGATTTACCTCTTGGCATAATTGGTAGTCTCCTGGTCTGTGTTGTATTGTACGTTGGTGTTTGCTTAGTGATTACTGGAATGGTCCCATACCAATTTCTTGGGGATGATGCTCCCTTGGCAGAAGCTTTTACTTCAAAGGGATTGCAATATGTATCTGTGTTAATCAGCATTGGTGCTGTTGCTGGACTCACAACGACGCTTCTGGTTGGGCTTTATGTTCAG TCACGGTTATATCTTGGACTTGGAAGGGATGGTTTACTACCTGCAATATTTGCGAAAGTACACCCAACACGACATACCCCAATTCATTCTCAAGTGTGGGTTGGTCTAgtttccatcatcttgtccGGACTGCTAAACGTGGAAGTGCTCTCGCATATTCTATCAGTTGGAACCTTG ACGGGTTATTCAGTAGTTTCAGCATGTGTGGTAACCCTTCGCTGGACGGATAAGAGGTCAAGTGAGGTCACTAGCAAGGGGATTTCTAGGAGGGGAGAAGGCATCATCTGTCTCTGCACACTTGCCTGCTGTGGTTTTGCTTCTGGTGCCCTCTTCCGTTTCCAAGCttcatttgtttttataattctAGGTGGTGTAGTCGCTGTGTTTTGTGGTGCAGCTCTCTATCTACGACAA GTGTACAAAGATCCACCGGGTTTTTCATGTCCCGGGGTTCCAATTGTTCCGTGTGTTAGCATCTTCGTCAACATGTTTTTATTCGCTCAG CTGCACTACGAGGCATGGGTGAGATTTATAGTGCTGGGCATAATTACAGTGGGTATTTATGCATTTTACGGTCAGTATAATGCAGATCCTCTAAATTCTACTGCCACTACTGTTTACCACAGGGCAGCCACTGAAGAAGCACCATAG
- the LOC121800526 gene encoding uncharacterized protein LOC121800526 isoform X1: MEASTSDEYDDFAKTLEEELMMLDEEDHGAYFDDEGSQDMHNECSGSGGVELDHSDGSDSSFDGSDCDDVESKFPNLFTKRRKLTSHWRAFIHPLMWRCKWVELQIKKLDAQSRAYAHNNAPSDQALSRKRRRRSEATNNVEAYMSRHNLFSYYEHKKHNQQISHNVVNNSGTCEEGKSDSELGNDEARDCNKDHEDILERLEGLQRRAHKLRSLFEEEKEDYFRSVIWPDGTLDLPLPRKPKSTYHRMPVGTHLASQLLAEYNLGGVLLPESAHPGPLPKPTRHHPPSTTHAYQNEDEGEDDDDVLIDNQRVRDEVPYFEKGIMVVNHEALASKSRAEPQDRSTTKATKTNTRCKNKTWK; this comes from the exons ATGGAAGCTTCAACGAGTGATGAATACGATGATTTTGCCAAAACACTTGAAGAGGAGCTGATGATGTTGGACGAGGAGGATCACGGTGCATACTTTGATGACGAAGGAAGTCAGGATATGCACAACGAATGTTCGGGTTCTGGTGGGGTTGAGTTAGATCACTCGGATGGCTCGGATAGCTCCTTTGATGGCTCGGATTGTGATGATGTTGAATCTAAATTCCCCAACCTGTTCACCAAGAG GAGGAAGTTGACATCTCACTGGAGAGCATTTATCCACCCTCTTATGTGGCGTTGCAAATGGGTCGAGTTGCAAATCAAGAAGCTGGATGCACAATCCCGAGCATACGCCCACAACAACGCCCCAAGTGATCAGGCCCTGTCGCGGAAGAGAAGACGAAGAAGTGAAGCAACAAACAACGTAGAAGCCTATATGTCGCGCCACAACCTCTTCTCTTACTATG AACATAAGAAGCATAACCAACAGATTTCTCACAATGTGGTGAATAATTCTG GTACGTGTGAAGAAGGAAAGAGCGATAGTGAGTTGGGGAACGACGAGGCTAGAGATTGTAATAAGGATCATGAAGACATTCTTGAAAGGCTTGAAGGTCTGCAAAGGCGAGCACATAAGCTGAGGAGTCTATTCGAAGAGGAAAAGGAAGACTATTTTAGGTCAGTTATTTGGCCGGATGGTACATTGGACTTGCCTTTGCCTCGGAAACCAAAATCAACGTACCACCGGATGCCAGTGGGGACTCACCTAGCATCTCAGCTTCTAGCAGAGTATAACTTGGGTGGCGTGCTTTTACCCGAGAGCGCCCATCCTGGCCCTCTGCCAAAACCAACAAGACACCACCCTCCTTCTACTACACATGCTTATCAAAAT GAAGATGAAGGCGAAGATGATGACGATGTTTTGATTGACAATCAAAGGGTGAGAGATGAGGTGCCTTATTTTGAGAAAGGGATCATGGTGGTGAATCATGAGGCCTTGGCTAGCAAAAGTCGCGCAGAGCCACAAGATCGTTCAACTACAAAGGCTACTAAGACTAATACACGGTGCAAGAACAAGACATGGAAATGA
- the LOC121800526 gene encoding uncharacterized protein LOC121800526 isoform X2, with product MEASTSDEYDDFAKTLEEELMMLDEEDHGAYFDDEGSQDMHNECSGSGGVELDHSDGSDSSFDGSDCDDVESKFPNLFTKRRKLTSHWRAFIHPLMWRCKWVELQIKKLDAQSRAYAHNNAPSDQALSRKRRRRSEATNNVEAYMSRHNLFSYYEHKKHNQQISHNVVNNSEGKSDSELGNDEARDCNKDHEDILERLEGLQRRAHKLRSLFEEEKEDYFRSVIWPDGTLDLPLPRKPKSTYHRMPVGTHLASQLLAEYNLGGVLLPESAHPGPLPKPTRHHPPSTTHAYQNEDEGEDDDDVLIDNQRVRDEVPYFEKGIMVVNHEALASKSRAEPQDRSTTKATKTNTRCKNKTWK from the exons ATGGAAGCTTCAACGAGTGATGAATACGATGATTTTGCCAAAACACTTGAAGAGGAGCTGATGATGTTGGACGAGGAGGATCACGGTGCATACTTTGATGACGAAGGAAGTCAGGATATGCACAACGAATGTTCGGGTTCTGGTGGGGTTGAGTTAGATCACTCGGATGGCTCGGATAGCTCCTTTGATGGCTCGGATTGTGATGATGTTGAATCTAAATTCCCCAACCTGTTCACCAAGAG GAGGAAGTTGACATCTCACTGGAGAGCATTTATCCACCCTCTTATGTGGCGTTGCAAATGGGTCGAGTTGCAAATCAAGAAGCTGGATGCACAATCCCGAGCATACGCCCACAACAACGCCCCAAGTGATCAGGCCCTGTCGCGGAAGAGAAGACGAAGAAGTGAAGCAACAAACAACGTAGAAGCCTATATGTCGCGCCACAACCTCTTCTCTTACTATG AACATAAGAAGCATAACCAACAGATTTCTCACAATGTGGTGAATAATTCTG AAGGAAAGAGCGATAGTGAGTTGGGGAACGACGAGGCTAGAGATTGTAATAAGGATCATGAAGACATTCTTGAAAGGCTTGAAGGTCTGCAAAGGCGAGCACATAAGCTGAGGAGTCTATTCGAAGAGGAAAAGGAAGACTATTTTAGGTCAGTTATTTGGCCGGATGGTACATTGGACTTGCCTTTGCCTCGGAAACCAAAATCAACGTACCACCGGATGCCAGTGGGGACTCACCTAGCATCTCAGCTTCTAGCAGAGTATAACTTGGGTGGCGTGCTTTTACCCGAGAGCGCCCATCCTGGCCCTCTGCCAAAACCAACAAGACACCACCCTCCTTCTACTACACATGCTTATCAAAAT GAAGATGAAGGCGAAGATGATGACGATGTTTTGATTGACAATCAAAGGGTGAGAGATGAGGTGCCTTATTTTGAGAAAGGGATCATGGTGGTGAATCATGAGGCCTTGGCTAGCAAAAGTCGCGCAGAGCCACAAGATCGTTCAACTACAAAGGCTACTAAGACTAATACACGGTGCAAGAACAAGACATGGAAATGA
- the LOC121790579 gene encoding pentatricopeptide repeat-containing protein At2g44880-like: MFIANLSSADPRSGTRQARQLFDQLPQQPDVPLCNAMIKSHLSSRQFSEAIHLYNCLRREEGFLPDNYTFTILTKCCILTSSIVEGMEVHAHVLRYGFNSNLYVANALVDMYGKMGQMGFARKVFDEMTERSSASWNALMYGYIRGGYMGAAEGVFNAMASMPEKDLLSWKMMIDVYVKSGKMASAEMLFYAVPEKDVELWNTLIGGYVKLGYMRSAKLLFDAMMEKNVVSWTTMMKGHVKLGQMRSTNMIFDAMPERDLGSWNTLIGGYVKLGDIAAAKMLFDSMPEKNEVSWSMMINAYVNMGDMRSANMLFDIMPYKNVVAWSTMINGHAKLGQMRTAKMLFDAMPVKNVISWNTMINGYEKLRDMRAAKMLFDVMPEKVEEHEMGENVV, encoded by the exons ATGTTCATCGCCAACCTCTCTTCAGCTGATCCGCGCAGCGGCACTCGTCAGGCGCGCCAACTGTTCGATCAATTGCCGCAACAACCCGATGTCCCCCTATGCAACGCGATGATCAAGTCCCACCTCTCTTCTCGTCAGTTCTCTGAAGCCATTCATCTCTATAATTGTCTTAGGAGGGAGGAAGGCTTCCTACCCGACAATTACACTTTTACCATTCTCACCAAGTGCTGCATCTTGACTTCATCGATTGTGGAAGGGATGGAAGTGCACGCTCACGTGTTGAGATATGGTTTTAACTCGAATTTATACGTGGCCAATGCGTTGGTTGACATGTATGGGAAGATGGGGCAAATGGGCTTCGCTAGGAAAGTCTTTGATGAAATGACTGAGAGGAGTTCTGCGTCGTGGAACGCTCTCATGTATGGGTATATCAGGGGTGGATATATGGGTGCTGCGGAAGGAGTTTTCAATGCTATGGCTTCCATGCCCGAGAAGGATTTGTTGTCGTGGAAGATGATGATTGATGTGTATGTGAAGTCAGGGAAGATGGCATCAGCTGAGATGTTATTTTATGCAGTCCCTGAGAAAGATGTGGAGCTGTGGAATACTTTGATTGGAGGGTATGTGAAGTTAGGGTATATGAGATCAGCAAAGTTGTTGTTTGATGCCATGATGGAGAAAAATGTGGTGTCTTGGACCACCATGATGAAGGGGCATGTGAAGCTAGGGCAAATGAGATCGACTAATATGATTTTTGATGCAATGCCAGAAAGAGATTTAGGATCTTGGAATACTTTGATTGGAGGGTATGTGAAGTTAGGTGATATTGCAGCAGCCAAGATGTTGTTTGATTCCATGCCAGAGAAAAATGAAGTGTCTTGGAGTATGATGATCAATGCTTATGTGAACATGGGAGACATGAGATCAGCTAACATGTTGTTTGATATTATGCCGTACAAAAATGTGGTTGCTTGGAGCACTATGATCAATGGCCATGCAAAGTTAGGGCAGATGAGAACAGCTAAGATGTTGTTTGATGCCATGCCCGTGAAAAATGTGATATCTTGGAATACTATGATAAATGGATATGAGAAGTTGAGGGACATGCGAGCAGCCAAGATGCTGTTTGACGTGATGCCAGAGAAAG TTGAGGAACATGAAATGGGCGAAAATGTTGTTTGA